A part of Penaeus chinensis breed Huanghai No. 1 chromosome 6, ASM1920278v2, whole genome shotgun sequence genomic DNA contains:
- the LOC125026288 gene encoding uncharacterized protein LOC125026288 isoform X2, giving the protein MSSPVLLGGQVVMENNGMMMEGSEDVVMDGTQVVMETPQVVSSQVMIEGSQVMMEEGDGTEFGASVLNPPHHGTVTEAIGDPVSVKEEDLENGQYAHNQPILSLEQPNVHEDVMGTGTLEDNQEGEILLRNLVNETFHSSAGAAHPHDNIIVTTSTITTDPMHTIQQPLQQANMITGTGSDTTSMTDISNSIPSATTPTKIVIQTNQGSPVKSNAGHFLIQVGGNPVAVSQPQVVTVGNKKHIIIRAGTNQTAQQVIPSQEEVEAVAQSGVFRVIIPEGTTKYTKGLTVPVGQNEPVRKHVQINLSDGTLKKQSRYMTHTSQTQGNYEEDFASGSDAKRFYECPTCNSKFMRPLYLRKHMRSCKKEEVKVEKAPLYMCSFCKMTFKTKPQISQHFLKCFHSPYGKKAAAVKRKNEEKETEPTPAKRGKVETVDLDPSLEQAVQFRCQDCDRTFNKERQYSSHIKKCTKVSVHDLSGARQEIGGAEEEEEEPEPQEDPFADPDPLPAPARRGRGPGRRGRPPGRGSHTTSRVGARNSAQLFDGTPPVPASKGLLVADNEGLVRSTTGLAHTVQLSLETASQEGEPQPTALVADSKGVRGREKPPQAWSLVCALCQKMFITKAALAHHVMTEHGPDLEHMRNILDGKSTDNQPLFRCPVCSLNYQTEDQFIEHMVLQHTTRLQETYTRLQGQTANFVCSLCSLVLLTKNLLVEHMSLVHLEELEKLAQGDTHVEMLSKASGSQGTPTKDSQSQSSLPRQEGQSLKETVQEPIKAEQPDEPLECGFCGEEITSQVDMVEHYIESHGVETDEDGCLMDLGIDVDVRVKDTKSLLQLADGRVDDNVPEKTVLIRKKPRQSWQCKECQQVFPKHFDFLRHVREVCTEVSQSNKSTVSRGGNFKCQEPGCSHLSFYQVKLLFKHMEEVHKVVVPREFKTFKSLAMFYQWLTLEEKKYNVRYIRDTTRIEKNDVKLIQMVCHRFHTAKIDQSREKKEGEVEGESPSKLKRRWFVRIQRSSNCHARIHLKVHYNPVTQDYDAETQMVYYPQHTHNEVDHPQDIMNRIMERHSRDKSNYLSRNGNRKRLKQIVQTSTSSETLGKVRTSAVGEGDERHQREEEAGQPVMIAGSLKLEEGGTLTVDQYMKEFCQTQLEGEVEGSTGMAVSAASSASGTSSTSMQAGRQPGTTTSVLMEGHDTSLGTPSMFVDGTNEGGSAVLVESGEPGTYVVQDGMMMNVSQGESPQKEDGTEEYVLPADEAEWTKLFEVLRLRLMTAELSSQEKVEGEGLLTYQNVISYLPLSEQVTIFQQLCLLTNTAIETAD; this is encoded by the exons ATGTCATCACCTGTGTTGCTTGGTGGACAGGTGGTAATGGAGAACAATGGAATGATGATGGAGGGGTCAGAAGATGTGGTGATGGATGGGACACAAGTGGTGATGGAAACCCCTCAGGTTGTCAGTTCCCAAGTGATGATTGAAGGATCACAAGTcatgatggaggagggagatggcACAGAGTTTGGAGCATCTGTTTTGAATCCACCCCACCATGGCACAGTGACAGAAGCCATTGGAGATCCAGTTTCAGTGAAGGAGGAGGACTTGGAAAATGGACAGTATGCTCACAATCAGCCAATACTTAGCCTGGAGCAGCCCAATGTCCATGAGGATGTCATGGGCACAGGGACTCTGGAAGATAACCAGGAAGGAGAAATTCTCCTGAGGAACTTGGTGAATGAGACCTTTCACTCCTCAGCTGGTGCTGCTCATCCCCATGACAATATCATTGTTACAACTAGCACAATCACCACTGATCCCATGCACACGATCCAGCAGCCCCTCCAGCAAGCAAATATGATAACAGGAACAGGAAGTGATACTACTAGCATGACAGATATTTCAAATAGTATTCCATCAGCAACAACCCCAACTAAAATAGTGATACAAACTAATCAAGGATCCCCAGTGAAGTCAAATGCCGGACATTTCCTTATACAAGTGGGTGGCAACCCAGTTGCTGTGAGCCAGCCTCAGGTTGTCACTGTGGGAAACAAAAAGCACATCATCATCCGTGCAGGCACCAATCAGACGGCACAGCAGGTGATTCCCAGCCAGGAAGAGGTTGAGGCAGTGGCCCAAAGTGGTGTCTTCCGTGTGATAATACCTGAAGGAACAACTAAGTATACAAAGGGTCTGACTGTGCCTGTTGGCCAGAACGAACCAGTGAGAAAGCATGTACAAATTAATCTTTCCGATGGAACTTTGAAAAAACAGTCAAGGTATATGACCCACACTTCACAAACACAAGGAAATTATGAGGAAGACTTTGCATCAGGAAGTGATGCCAAGAGGTTTTATGAGTGTCCAACATGCAATAGTAAATTCATGCGGCCTCTCTACTTGAG AAAGCACATGCGAAGTTGTaaaaaggaagaggtgaaagtaGAAAAGGCTCCCTTATACATGTGTTCTTTCTGCAAGATGACGTTCAAGACAAAACCTCAGATCTCCCAGCATTTTTTGAAGTGTTTCCATAGCCCGTATGGCAAAAAAGCTGCTGCAGTCAAG aggaaaaatgaggagaaagagacagaaccaACACCAGCCAAGCGTGGGAAAGTGGAGACAGTTGATCTGGATCCCTCTCTGGAACAAGCAGTGCAATTCAGATGTCAG GACTGTGATCGCACCTTTAACAAAGAGCGCCAGTACAGCAGCCACATCAAGAAATGTACTAAAGTGTCTGTCCATGATCTGTCTGGAGCCAGACAAGAGATTGGTGGagctgaagaggaagaggaagagccagAACCCCAAGAAGACCCCTTTGCAGACCCAGACCCACTCCCTGCCCCagctagaagagggagaggaccagggagaagagggagaccaCCAGGAAGGGGGAGTCACACTACCTCAAGAGTGGGAGCAAGAAATTCAGCCCAGCTTTTTGATGGGA CTCCTCCAGTACCAGCCTCCAAAGGCCTCTTAGTGGCAGACAATGAGGGATTAGTCCGCAGCACAACTGGCCTAGCCCACACAGTACAACTTAGCCTTGAGACTGCTAGCCAAGAAGGGGAACCACAGCCTACTGCCTTAGTTGCGGATTCCAAG ggtgtaagaggaagagagaagcccCCTCAGGCCTGGTCTCTGGTATGTGCCCTCTGTCAGAAAATGTTCATAACCAAGGCAGCATTGGCACATCACGTTATGACAGAACATGGACCTGACCTCGAGCATATGCGAAATATACTTGATGGAAAATCAACAGACAACCAACCCTTGTTCAG ATGCCCAGTTTGCAGTCTTAATTATCAGACAGAAGACCAGTTTATTGAGCATATGGTCCTCCAGCACACTACTCGCCTCCAGGAAACATATACACGCCTCCAGGGACAG ACTGCAAACTTCGTGTGTTCCCTCTGCTCATTAGTCCTGCTCACTAAGAACCTCTTAGTAGAACACATGAGTCTTGTCCATCTAGAGGAGTTGGAGAAACTGGCCCAGGGAGACACACATGTAGAAATGCTGTCAAAGGCCTCCGGCAGCCAAGGAACCCCAACTAAGGACTCACAAAGCCAGTCTTCATTGCCACGACAGGAGGGACAAA GTTTAAAAGAGACAGTGCAAGAACCCATCAAAGCAGAGCAGCCAGATGAGCCCCTTGAGTGTGGGTTCTGTGGAGAAGAAATCACCAGCCAAGTGGACATG GTGGAACACTACATTGAGTCACACGGCGTTGAGACAGATGAAGATGGCTGTCTGATGGACTTGGGGATAGACGTTGATGTCCGAGTAAAAGACACAAAGAGCCTGCTACAGTTGGCAGATGGCCGTGTGGACGACAATGTTCCAGAGAAAACCGTCCTTATACGGAAGAAACCAAGACAGAGCTGGCAATGCAAG GAATGTCAACAAGTATTCCCCAAGCATTTCGACTTTTTGCGGCATGTTAGGGAAGTTTGCACAGAGGTGAGCCAGTCAAATAAGTCCACTGTGTCAAGAGGTGGAAATTTCAAATGCCAAGAGCCAGGGTGTAGTCACCTGTCTTTCTACCAG gtaaAACTCCTATTCAAGCACATGGAAGAGGTTCATAAAGTTGTCGTCCCAAGGGAATTCAAGACATTCAAGAGTCTGGCCATGTTTTACCAGTGGCTTACCCTGGAGGAGAAGAAGTATAATGTCCGATACATTCGGGACACCACTCGCATTGAGAAGAATGATGTGAAACTTATACAAATGGTGTGCCATAGATTCCATACAGCAAAG ATTGATCagtcaagagaaaaaaaggaaggtgaggtggagggagaatcTCCAAGCAAACTGAAAAGGCGATGGTTTGTCCGCATACAAAGATCTAGCAACTGTCATGCACGTATCCACTTGAAAGTGCATTACAATCCAGTCACTCAGGACTACGATGCTGAGACACAGATGGTGTACTACCCTCAGCACACTCACAATGAAGTAGACCATCCACAGGATATCATGAACAGAATTATGGAGAGACACTCTAGAGATAAATCCAATTACCTCTCCAGAAATGGCAACAGAAAGCGTCTCAAGCAGATAGTGCAGACTTCTACATCCAGTGAAACACTAGGCAAAGTCAGAACCTCAGCagtgggtgagggtgatgagaggcatcagagagaagaggaggcaggacAGCCAGTGATGATAGCAGGATCATTGAaattggaggaaggagggacactTACTGTTGATCAGTACATGAAGGAGTTTTGCCAGACGCAGTTagaaggggaagtagagggaTCAACAGGGATGGCAGTCTCTGCAGCAAGCAGTGCCTCAGGAACATCATCCACATCTATGCAAGCTGGAAGACAACCTGGCACTACTACTTCTGTCCTCATGGAAGGCCATGACACGAGTCTAGGAACTCCATCAATGTTTGTAGATGGCACGAATGAGGGAGGGTCGGCAGTGCTTGTGGAGAGTGGTGAGCCAGGAACTTATGTAGTGCAGGATGGAATGATGATGAATGTTTCTCAGGGGGAGTCACCTCAAAAGGAAGATGGCACAGAGGAATATGTCCTGCCAGCTGATGAAGCAGAATGGACCAAGCTGTTTGAGGTTTTAAGACTCAGACTCATGACAGCTGAGCTCAGCAGTCAGGAGAAAGTTGAGGGGGAGGGTCTCCTGACTTATCAAAATGTAATATCATATTTACCATTGTCAGAACAGGTCACAATATTCCAACAACTTTGCTTACTAACTAACACTGCTATTGAAACTGCAGACTAG
- the LOC125026288 gene encoding uncharacterized protein LOC125026288 isoform X1 — protein sequence MDPSHGSSEVEGTSTPVSGDLSCRVETTMSSPVLLGGQVVMENNGMMMEGSEDVVMDGTQVVMETPQVVSSQVMIEGSQVMMEEGDGTEFGASVLNPPHHGTVTEAIGDPVSVKEEDLENGQYAHNQPILSLEQPNVHEDVMGTGTLEDNQEGEILLRNLVNETFHSSAGAAHPHDNIIVTTSTITTDPMHTIQQPLQQANMITGTGSDTTSMTDISNSIPSATTPTKIVIQTNQGSPVKSNAGHFLIQVGGNPVAVSQPQVVTVGNKKHIIIRAGTNQTAQQVIPSQEEVEAVAQSGVFRVIIPEGTTKYTKGLTVPVGQNEPVRKHVQINLSDGTLKKQSRYMTHTSQTQGNYEEDFASGSDAKRFYECPTCNSKFMRPLYLRKHMRSCKKEEVKVEKAPLYMCSFCKMTFKTKPQISQHFLKCFHSPYGKKAAAVKRKNEEKETEPTPAKRGKVETVDLDPSLEQAVQFRCQDCDRTFNKERQYSSHIKKCTKVSVHDLSGARQEIGGAEEEEEEPEPQEDPFADPDPLPAPARRGRGPGRRGRPPGRGSHTTSRVGARNSAQLFDGTPPVPASKGLLVADNEGLVRSTTGLAHTVQLSLETASQEGEPQPTALVADSKGVRGREKPPQAWSLVCALCQKMFITKAALAHHVMTEHGPDLEHMRNILDGKSTDNQPLFRCPVCSLNYQTEDQFIEHMVLQHTTRLQETYTRLQGQTANFVCSLCSLVLLTKNLLVEHMSLVHLEELEKLAQGDTHVEMLSKASGSQGTPTKDSQSQSSLPRQEGQSLKETVQEPIKAEQPDEPLECGFCGEEITSQVDMVEHYIESHGVETDEDGCLMDLGIDVDVRVKDTKSLLQLADGRVDDNVPEKTVLIRKKPRQSWQCKECQQVFPKHFDFLRHVREVCTEVSQSNKSTVSRGGNFKCQEPGCSHLSFYQVKLLFKHMEEVHKVVVPREFKTFKSLAMFYQWLTLEEKKYNVRYIRDTTRIEKNDVKLIQMVCHRFHTAKIDQSREKKEGEVEGESPSKLKRRWFVRIQRSSNCHARIHLKVHYNPVTQDYDAETQMVYYPQHTHNEVDHPQDIMNRIMERHSRDKSNYLSRNGNRKRLKQIVQTSTSSETLGKVRTSAVGEGDERHQREEEAGQPVMIAGSLKLEEGGTLTVDQYMKEFCQTQLEGEVEGSTGMAVSAASSASGTSSTSMQAGRQPGTTTSVLMEGHDTSLGTPSMFVDGTNEGGSAVLVESGEPGTYVVQDGMMMNVSQGESPQKEDGTEEYVLPADEAEWTKLFEVLRLRLMTAELSSQEKVEGEGLLTYQNVISYLPLSEQVTIFQQLCLLTNTAIETAD from the exons ATGGATCCTTCCCACGGCTCTAGTGAG GTTGAGGGAACCTCTACCCCAGTATCTGGAGATCTCAGCTGCAGGGTGGAGACAACAATGTCATCACCTGTGTTGCTTGGTGGACAGGTGGTAATGGAGAACAATGGAATGATGATGGAGGGGTCAGAAGATGTGGTGATGGATGGGACACAAGTGGTGATGGAAACCCCTCAGGTTGTCAGTTCCCAAGTGATGATTGAAGGATCACAAGTcatgatggaggagggagatggcACAGAGTTTGGAGCATCTGTTTTGAATCCACCCCACCATGGCACAGTGACAGAAGCCATTGGAGATCCAGTTTCAGTGAAGGAGGAGGACTTGGAAAATGGACAGTATGCTCACAATCAGCCAATACTTAGCCTGGAGCAGCCCAATGTCCATGAGGATGTCATGGGCACAGGGACTCTGGAAGATAACCAGGAAGGAGAAATTCTCCTGAGGAACTTGGTGAATGAGACCTTTCACTCCTCAGCTGGTGCTGCTCATCCCCATGACAATATCATTGTTACAACTAGCACAATCACCACTGATCCCATGCACACGATCCAGCAGCCCCTCCAGCAAGCAAATATGATAACAGGAACAGGAAGTGATACTACTAGCATGACAGATATTTCAAATAGTATTCCATCAGCAACAACCCCAACTAAAATAGTGATACAAACTAATCAAGGATCCCCAGTGAAGTCAAATGCCGGACATTTCCTTATACAAGTGGGTGGCAACCCAGTTGCTGTGAGCCAGCCTCAGGTTGTCACTGTGGGAAACAAAAAGCACATCATCATCCGTGCAGGCACCAATCAGACGGCACAGCAGGTGATTCCCAGCCAGGAAGAGGTTGAGGCAGTGGCCCAAAGTGGTGTCTTCCGTGTGATAATACCTGAAGGAACAACTAAGTATACAAAGGGTCTGACTGTGCCTGTTGGCCAGAACGAACCAGTGAGAAAGCATGTACAAATTAATCTTTCCGATGGAACTTTGAAAAAACAGTCAAGGTATATGACCCACACTTCACAAACACAAGGAAATTATGAGGAAGACTTTGCATCAGGAAGTGATGCCAAGAGGTTTTATGAGTGTCCAACATGCAATAGTAAATTCATGCGGCCTCTCTACTTGAG AAAGCACATGCGAAGTTGTaaaaaggaagaggtgaaagtaGAAAAGGCTCCCTTATACATGTGTTCTTTCTGCAAGATGACGTTCAAGACAAAACCTCAGATCTCCCAGCATTTTTTGAAGTGTTTCCATAGCCCGTATGGCAAAAAAGCTGCTGCAGTCAAG aggaaaaatgaggagaaagagacagaaccaACACCAGCCAAGCGTGGGAAAGTGGAGACAGTTGATCTGGATCCCTCTCTGGAACAAGCAGTGCAATTCAGATGTCAG GACTGTGATCGCACCTTTAACAAAGAGCGCCAGTACAGCAGCCACATCAAGAAATGTACTAAAGTGTCTGTCCATGATCTGTCTGGAGCCAGACAAGAGATTGGTGGagctgaagaggaagaggaagagccagAACCCCAAGAAGACCCCTTTGCAGACCCAGACCCACTCCCTGCCCCagctagaagagggagaggaccagggagaagagggagaccaCCAGGAAGGGGGAGTCACACTACCTCAAGAGTGGGAGCAAGAAATTCAGCCCAGCTTTTTGATGGGA CTCCTCCAGTACCAGCCTCCAAAGGCCTCTTAGTGGCAGACAATGAGGGATTAGTCCGCAGCACAACTGGCCTAGCCCACACAGTACAACTTAGCCTTGAGACTGCTAGCCAAGAAGGGGAACCACAGCCTACTGCCTTAGTTGCGGATTCCAAG ggtgtaagaggaagagagaagcccCCTCAGGCCTGGTCTCTGGTATGTGCCCTCTGTCAGAAAATGTTCATAACCAAGGCAGCATTGGCACATCACGTTATGACAGAACATGGACCTGACCTCGAGCATATGCGAAATATACTTGATGGAAAATCAACAGACAACCAACCCTTGTTCAG ATGCCCAGTTTGCAGTCTTAATTATCAGACAGAAGACCAGTTTATTGAGCATATGGTCCTCCAGCACACTACTCGCCTCCAGGAAACATATACACGCCTCCAGGGACAG ACTGCAAACTTCGTGTGTTCCCTCTGCTCATTAGTCCTGCTCACTAAGAACCTCTTAGTAGAACACATGAGTCTTGTCCATCTAGAGGAGTTGGAGAAACTGGCCCAGGGAGACACACATGTAGAAATGCTGTCAAAGGCCTCCGGCAGCCAAGGAACCCCAACTAAGGACTCACAAAGCCAGTCTTCATTGCCACGACAGGAGGGACAAA GTTTAAAAGAGACAGTGCAAGAACCCATCAAAGCAGAGCAGCCAGATGAGCCCCTTGAGTGTGGGTTCTGTGGAGAAGAAATCACCAGCCAAGTGGACATG GTGGAACACTACATTGAGTCACACGGCGTTGAGACAGATGAAGATGGCTGTCTGATGGACTTGGGGATAGACGTTGATGTCCGAGTAAAAGACACAAAGAGCCTGCTACAGTTGGCAGATGGCCGTGTGGACGACAATGTTCCAGAGAAAACCGTCCTTATACGGAAGAAACCAAGACAGAGCTGGCAATGCAAG GAATGTCAACAAGTATTCCCCAAGCATTTCGACTTTTTGCGGCATGTTAGGGAAGTTTGCACAGAGGTGAGCCAGTCAAATAAGTCCACTGTGTCAAGAGGTGGAAATTTCAAATGCCAAGAGCCAGGGTGTAGTCACCTGTCTTTCTACCAG gtaaAACTCCTATTCAAGCACATGGAAGAGGTTCATAAAGTTGTCGTCCCAAGGGAATTCAAGACATTCAAGAGTCTGGCCATGTTTTACCAGTGGCTTACCCTGGAGGAGAAGAAGTATAATGTCCGATACATTCGGGACACCACTCGCATTGAGAAGAATGATGTGAAACTTATACAAATGGTGTGCCATAGATTCCATACAGCAAAG ATTGATCagtcaagagaaaaaaaggaaggtgaggtggagggagaatcTCCAAGCAAACTGAAAAGGCGATGGTTTGTCCGCATACAAAGATCTAGCAACTGTCATGCACGTATCCACTTGAAAGTGCATTACAATCCAGTCACTCAGGACTACGATGCTGAGACACAGATGGTGTACTACCCTCAGCACACTCACAATGAAGTAGACCATCCACAGGATATCATGAACAGAATTATGGAGAGACACTCTAGAGATAAATCCAATTACCTCTCCAGAAATGGCAACAGAAAGCGTCTCAAGCAGATAGTGCAGACTTCTACATCCAGTGAAACACTAGGCAAAGTCAGAACCTCAGCagtgggtgagggtgatgagaggcatcagagagaagaggaggcaggacAGCCAGTGATGATAGCAGGATCATTGAaattggaggaaggagggacactTACTGTTGATCAGTACATGAAGGAGTTTTGCCAGACGCAGTTagaaggggaagtagagggaTCAACAGGGATGGCAGTCTCTGCAGCAAGCAGTGCCTCAGGAACATCATCCACATCTATGCAAGCTGGAAGACAACCTGGCACTACTACTTCTGTCCTCATGGAAGGCCATGACACGAGTCTAGGAACTCCATCAATGTTTGTAGATGGCACGAATGAGGGAGGGTCGGCAGTGCTTGTGGAGAGTGGTGAGCCAGGAACTTATGTAGTGCAGGATGGAATGATGATGAATGTTTCTCAGGGGGAGTCACCTCAAAAGGAAGATGGCACAGAGGAATATGTCCTGCCAGCTGATGAAGCAGAATGGACCAAGCTGTTTGAGGTTTTAAGACTCAGACTCATGACAGCTGAGCTCAGCAGTCAGGAGAAAGTTGAGGGGGAGGGTCTCCTGACTTATCAAAATGTAATATCATATTTACCATTGTCAGAACAGGTCACAATATTCCAACAACTTTGCTTACTAACTAACACTGCTATTGAAACTGCAGACTAG